CATCATAGGAGCATAGCGTGCATAAGCCATATTGGCTACCCAGTTGTGGATCCAGAATGCACTCGTCCAGGAGAAGTGCATCATATCGCCATTGCCCACACGGTAGCACTCAGGCGTGCGGAGTGAAGAGCAGTAGACAGGCGTAAAGACAGCCGTATTGGCATCATCTACACCAAACCACAAGATGCTGAAAGCGTCTGGCAGGTTAGGTCTGAGCTGAGCTACTAGCACGAAGCCCGTCTGCTGTGTAGCGATCGCACGCTCATTGACGTAGGTCTGACCATCTACCTCGAAGGTCATCGGGCGCCAGCGGTAAGGCACAGCGTAGGGACCAGCACCTACGTCCTTGGTCATATCCATCGGTGTACCCTCGTAGTGGTCACGCATCATGTCTCGTACGTCAGCAACAGAGAGCTTGCGGTTGGGGACAACGTAGAGTGGCATAGGCTTGGAGGCCTTTTCGTCACCCATGACGAAGCGCTCGTACTGCTTCATATTGTCGCTAAACTTATTGAAGAAAGCCCATACACGTGCCTCGCAGCCACGTAGACCACCTGGTGTGTAGGGGTTGTAAGCCTTTTGGAAGCTAAAGTCCCGGTCCGAACCCTTGTAGAATCCTCTCTCACGAGCGAAGTCGATCACGTCGGGAGCGTAGAGACAGTTATCAGGATCGTTGAACTTGATCTGCTGGATGCGCGCCTGGTTAGCATGTGCAGAGATCGCATTGTCAGGGATACGCATAGCGACCCATACAGCGCCCTTGCCGTACTTGCCCTTGCTGACTAGCTCGAGCACCCACGCCTCATTTTTGTCAGCTATGGAGATACTCTCACCAGAGCTAGCGTAGCCATACTCCTTGACCAGAGTAGTCATCACCTCGATAGCCTCACGAGCCGTCTTAGCGCGCTGCAAGGTTACATAGATGAGGCTACCATAGTCCATCAAGCCGTTTGGATCCATTAGCTCCTCACGACCACCCCATGTAGACTCGGTGATAGCTAGAGCGTGCTCATTCATATTGCCGATGACGGCGTAGGTGTGTGCCACCTCAGGTATCTGTCCGAGAGGCTTGCCTGAGTCCCACTCAGTGATCTGTCGCATAGATCCAGGAGCGTGATCGGCAGCTGGCCAGTAGTATAGCTCACCGTAGAGCGTGTGTGAGTCAGCACTATAAGAGATCATCACCGATCCATCGGCGGAGGCCTTCTTGCCAACGAGTAGCCCTGTGCAGGCGTAGCTCTGGCTTGTGCCTAGGAGTAGAAGTGTAGTGAGTAGGACTGAGAGCCTAGTCAGTGCATTCTTTGTCATAGTTCTTGATTACTATATTGTTAGGA
The sequence above is a segment of the Porphyromonas vaginalis genome. Coding sequences within it:
- a CDS encoding dipeptidase — encoded protein: MTKNALTRLSVLLTTLLLLGTSQSYACTGLLVGKKASADGSVMISYSADSHTLYGELYYWPAADHAPGSMRQITEWDSGKPLGQIPEVAHTYAVIGNMNEHALAITESTWGGREELMDPNGLMDYGSLIYVTLQRAKTAREAIEVMTTLVKEYGYASSGESISIADKNEAWVLELVSKGKYGKGAVWVAMRIPDNAISAHANQARIQQIKFNDPDNCLYAPDVIDFARERGFYKGSDRDFSFQKAYNPYTPGGLRGCEARVWAFFNKFSDNMKQYERFVMGDEKASKPMPLYVVPNRKLSVADVRDMMRDHYEGTPMDMTKDVGAGPYAVPYRWRPMTFEVDGQTYVNERAIATQQTGFVLVAQLRPNLPDAFSILWFGVDDANTAVFTPVYCSSLRTPECYRVGNGDMMHFSWTSAFWIHNWVANMAYARYAPMMQDIRPVQQQLEQSFDKIVSEIDQQALAIYQQDPMKAREVLTTFSCETADYATHRWKKLGEYLLVKYMDGNMKKEENGQFKTNGYGMSDMPYFPGYDKAYYKRIAETTGDLLKINE